GGCTGTACGGCAGCATCCACGGCTGGCCGTCCTTGTCCTTGATGTTGCTGACCTTGACATACTTGGCCGGGATTAGCTCAGAGACCTTCTTGCCGTCAATCTCGGCGGCGTAGGCATCTGTGAGCGGCAGGGCCTGGCCGGTGTCCCCCAGTACGGGAGCCAGTTTGGCGTAGGGGCCGTCAACAATGTCCGGGACGTTGTTGGTGTTCAGTGCCGGGACAAGCTTTTGGACGTTGGAACGTCCCTGCCACTGTACCTTGACGGTGGCGCCGGTTTCCTTCTCAAAGTCGGCAATGGCTCCGGCGATGACCTTTTGCTGCGGCTCGCCTTCTTTCCACATGGACCAGTACGTCAATGTACTGCTCTCTTGCTTTTCTGCTGCCTGCGGGCCGTCTGTGCCGCCGCCGCAGGCCGTCAGGGCCAGTGACGCGCCAGCCAGGACTGCCAGCGTCCGTGTGAAACGGGATTTAGTACTCATGGAAGATACCTCGTGAAGTTGTTGTGCCGTAGGTCACGACTCAGTGACATGACTCAAACAGCTTTGAAAGAGAGTAATCAAGGAGTACTTCGAAACAACTTTTCCGTATGTTCATGCGGGTGAGGGGTGAAAGCGGCCGTAGGCGCCGGAGTTCACGGTGCCTCCGAAAGAGGAATCCTTGAAGTACAGTTCAAATACACCTTTATTCATTCCTTTTACTTCTGGCAGGCTCAAGACCGAGTGGGCTACGCAGAGAGGGCACCGTGAGCAAAAAAGCAGCATCCGGGCGCATCCGCGACACCGATAACAGGGGCCTGAAATTCCAGGCCCTGGCCGACGACCTCCGTCGCGGAATCCTGGCTGGCACCTGGGCCGTCGGGGCCAAACTGCCCACGGAGGCCCAGCTGGCTGCGGAGACGGGTATGTCCCTGACCACGGTACGACGCGCCTTTGACGAGCTGGTGCAGGCAGAAATTGTGGTGCGCCGGCAAGGTGCGGGGAGCTTTGTCGCAGGCCGTCAGCCGGTCCGCCGTCGTTCCCGGTTTGCCGTGGGCGTGCTCCTGCCCGACACCCAGCTCTATTACCCCCGTGTCCTGCAGGGCATTGAAGAGACGTTGTCCGCGCAAGATGTCAGCCTGCAATTGGCTACCTACAACTACCAGCCCGAACGGGAGGACCCGAGCATCGAGTTTCTGGTCAATTCCGGCGTCGACGGGCTGATCCTGGTCCCCACCCTGGACGGGATCGCCGATCCGCAGCAGCGGGTGCGGGAGCTGGCCGCCCTGCATGTGCCGGTGGTGTTGTTGGAGCGCAGCTTGATGGATCTGGGGCCGGGGGACCGAACGGAGCATGTCTGCTCGGACCACCAGGGAGGCGCGTACGACGCCGTTTCGCACCTGTTTGCCCTGGGCCACCCCCGCGTGGCGTTGCTGACCCGGACCCAGACTCCCACCGAGCCGGCGATCGTTGCCGGCTACGAGCGGGCTGCGGCCGATCTGGGCTTTGCGCCGTTGGTGTTCCGGGCGCTGAAACAGGAGTGGGAAGCCGGGGCTGCGGAGGAGCTGCTGGGGCAAGTGCGCAGTGCCGGGGTCACGGCGGCCCTGGTGTTCGGGGACCGGGAAGCGACCCTGTTGGAGGCGGCCGCACGCCGTGCCGGGGTCCGGATCCCGGAGGACCTGGCACTTGTCTCCTACGACGACGAACTGGCGGACCTGGCCGAGGTGCCGCTGACAGCGGTTGCCCCGGCCAAGCACCGGATGGGCAGGATGGCTGCGGAGATCTTGCTGCGGCGCTTGGTGGAGGGCGACGACTGCCCCATCCACCAAGTGAGGCTGCGCCCGCGACTTGTTATCAGGGAATCTTGCGGCGCCAAAAGGCAGTCCGCGCAGTAGAAATTCAGTGCAGTAGAAACAGGAATGAGTGGAAATGCGATTGGGAATTGTTGGGGCCGGCGCTGTTGCCAGCCTGCATGCGCAAGGTGCTGCTGTCCTGGAAGGGCTGGAACTTACCGCTGTCTGCGATCTGAGAGAGGATGCCGCAGCTGCCGTGGCCGGGCCGTGGGGTGCCGCCGTCTTCACCGACTACCATGCGATGCTGGCGGCGGGGGTGGTGGACGCCGTCGTCATCAACACCCCGCACAGCCTGCACAAGGACATGGTGCTGGCCGCTGCCGCGCACGGGGTGCACGTGCTGGTGGAGAAGCCCATGGCCACCACGCTTACAGACTGCCTGCTCATGGAGGAGGCGTGCGCCCGCGCCAACGTGGTCATGGTGGTGGGGCTGATCCAACACTTCATGGCGGAGAAACTGGCACTGCAGGGGGCCCTCGCCGCGGGAAAATTGGGCCGGGTGCTCATGGTCCACGACTACCGCAGCACCGATTATCGCCCCGGCGCCCGCCCGGCCTGGTTCTTTGACAAGGCTGTTTCCGGGGGCGGGGCGTTCATCAACATTGGCGCGCACTGCCTTGACCGCAGCCTGTGGGTGGGCGGCGCCCCTGCCGTACAGATCAACGCCACCACGCTGCACCGCTTCGGGGCGCCCGTGGAAACCGACGGTTGCATGGAACTGACCCTGGCCAACGGGGTGGAGGTCCGCATCACCATCGTCTCGGACACCCCGCAACACATCGATGAAATGCTGATTGTGTGCGAGTTGGGCACTGTCACCGTGGACCCGCGCAAGGGCACGTTCATGGAGATCGACGGTGCCAGCACGCAGCTGCACGCCACCACCGACCATGACATACAGGACGCTTTCACGGCGCAGTTGGCCGATTTTTCGGCCGCAGTGGGTGGCGCTGCGCCCAGGGTGAGTGGGGACCATGCCAAGCATGTGGTGGAACTGGTCCTGACCGCATATGAGTCTGCCGAGCGTGGTGCGCCAGTGCGACTGGACGCCGTGTGTGCAGTGAGCGGGGTTCGGGGCTGATTTCACTTTCCCTCTGCGCGAAACTTGCCGCCAGTTCTGCGCATAAGCGCCCATGCGCAGAACCGGATGTGGCTTTCGCGCAAAGAAAAAGCCACTTTCGCTATGCGCACGATTGAATGTGAATGCGGCGCATCGCTAAAGTGGCTTGGCGGATTTAGCGGTGCAGCCCGATCTCCACGGTGGAGCCCAACAAGCCTGCCGTACGGATGGTCACAACAGTGTTGCCCTGGGCATCCAGTGTCAGGGTGGCCCCCGACCCGGAGGTGATGCGCCGGTACTTGGTGCCGGCGAGCGTCACGGACACGGACTCAGCACCCTGGGTGGGCTCTGACACGGCCAGCGTGCCCTGGCCCGGATTGCCGTTGAACATCACGCACGCCGCGCGGTCGGCGGAGATGGAACCGACGGTGCCAGCCTGCCAGAACAGGGCCGCAGCACCCTTGTTGCCAAATTCCACGCCTTGGCCGATGGCGTCGTTGCGCAGGATCTGCGGCGCCTTCCAGTGCCAGCAAGACTTGCCCGAGCAATGCGGCATTGTTTTCGTGGGCGGAGCCGGGTGTGGCCCAGGCCGTAGCCATCTGGGCCAGCCGCTTGTAGGTGGTGACCATCTGCGCGTCAACTGTGAGGGCGGCGTCGCTGAAGACCTGGCTGCGTCCTGGGCCGCTCACCAGCAAGGCCACCGAGGTGTTGACGGCGGTGTCGAGGCCGGACAGTGCTGCGGCGAAATCCGGGTCCCCGGCGGTGATGAGCTTGCGCCCCGTGAGCTGGTCCACCCACCGCTCCCGCAGTGCCTGAAGTTGTTCGCCGGTGGCGCTCCCGGACGCCTGTGCAAGGGGTGCGAACCCGGTGGTGAGAAGCCCGGCAAAAGTCAGGGCGCCTGCACCCTGGAGTAGGTGCCATCGAGTCAGTCCATGCGTCATTGCAGAAGTCCCTTGTTCACGGGCCGCCGGCATTCGCGCCACCAGCCCTGGCCGTACTCGCAGTCAAGGACACCCAAAGAAGAGGAATAAAGGACTACCCAGCACGATGGTCCTCAAGGGCAGGGCCCCTAAAAGCCGTCCCAGTTGGGTGCCGTGAAAGCGCCGAGCGGGTCCGGGCCGCTGGCCCCAAGCACTCCAGCAGGCAGGGGGCTGTGCTGCCCGGCCCCGGCCACCGGCAGCGAGGCGCCGTCAAACTCGGGCACACCGTGCTGCGCAAACCAGCCAGCCAGCCGCGATCTCAAGCCCGCCACGGCAGGGTGCGCAACTGCGTCGTGCATCAGGTTCATGCGCTCGCCGGGGTCCGCGGCGAGGTCATACAGCTCGTGGGGGCCGTGGGGATGGCGATGGACGTACTTGAAATCGCGCGTTCGGATCATGCGCACCGGCCCGTATTCGTCATAGACCACGACGGCGTTCCCTGCCCGTGCGTCTGCGGTCCCGCCTGCCTCTGGCGTGCTGTCGGTGCGCAGCAGCGGTGCGAAGGAGCTACCGGGGCCCGTCTCGAAGGGTGCCGGGTCCAATCCGGCCAGGTCCAGGATGGTGGCGGCGACGTCGTAGGCGGAGAGGAGTTCCTGGCGGAGTTGCCCGGCGGCGATGCGGCCCGGCCAGTGGAAGATGGCCGGGACCTTGACGGAGGAGTCGTACATGTTTTGCGGGAACGTGCCGTTGCCTTTGCCCCACACGCCGTGGTGGCCGCAATTAAAGCCGTTGTCGCTGCTGAAGATCACCAGCGTGTTCTCCGCGATGCCCAGTTTTTCCAGGTGCTCCAGGAGCCCGGCGATGGCGGCATCCATGGCACTGACCGCGGCAAAGTAGCCCACCAATGCCGCCCGCACGTCCGGTTCCCCGCCGATGGCCACACCGTCCACGGTGGGCTGCCACGGGTGGGGCTCCTCCTGCGGGCAGCTGTCAAAGGCGCAGTCCGCGTACAGGTCCTGGAATTCCTTGGGGTGCTGGCCCTTCCACGGCTTGTGCGGCGCCGTGTAGTTCACCGTCAGGAAAAACGGCTCCTTGCGGGCGGCCTCCCGGTCCAGGAACGCGTGGGCATCGTCGGTGATGATGTCCGTGAGATAGTCGGTGACTTCCTCCCGGGTGCCGTTGCGGTACATGGTGGCGCCGAGGTACGGGCTGCCGCCGCCCTCGAGGCCGTACCAGTGGACGAAGCCCTTGCGAGGAGCGTCGTTGGCGCCAAGGTGCCATTTTCCGGACAGTCCCATCCGGTAGCCGTGATCGGCCAGCGCATCGGTAAATATTTCTTGCCCGGCCAGGTAGTCGGGGGCCTGGGCGCCCACCTCGACGCCGGTCAAGTAGTCGTGCACGCCGTGGCGGGACGGGATCTGCCCCGTCATCAAGCTGGCCCGGGCGGGGGAGCAGACGGGGGAGACGCAAAAGTAGTTCTCCAGGCGGGTGCCGTCCGCTGCCAGTGCGTCCAGGGTGGGGGTGTGGATGTCCTGGTTGCCGGCGCAGCCCAGCGCCCAGGGACCCTGGTCGTCGCTGAGGATGAAGAGGATGTTGGGCTGGCGGGCCGTACTGCTGGCCATGGATGCTCCTTCGAAGACGGTAGACCTCTATAAATACCATCTTTGCAGGAGAGGAATAAAGGATAAGTGGACGAACCGCTACATTGCTGGAAAGCGGTTTCCGCACTACTGTGGAGGGACATTCGTTGACCAGGAAAGGCATGTCCATGCGCTTGGCATTTTCCACCTTGGGTTGCCCCGGAGACTCATTGGAGCAGGTCCTGGCACTTGCACACGCCACTGGCGCCACCGGCGTGGAGCTGCGGGCAGCCGACGGGGAATTCGTCCACACGGGAATGGGCGCCCAGCAGCGCCGGGCGGTTCGCAAGGAGCTCGCCGACGCCGGCGTGAGCGTGCTGGCACTAGCCAGCTATGTCCGGGTGTGCGCCCCCGCAGCCGGGGACGGCGACAACGCTGCCGGGTACGGCGTGGACGACGGCGTGCTTGCGCACTTGCTGACCGCCGTCGACCTTGCCGCAGACCTTGGGGCCGCCCATGTGCGGGTCTTTCCCGGTGCGGGTCTGGCGCCGCACCTCCCGGGGACACCCCTGAGTGATGAGCTGGCAGCCGCGGATCGACGAGGCGCGGCACGGCTGAATGTAGCGGCCGCCCGGGCCGTGGAGCGCGGGGTGGTCCTGTCCTTGGAAACCCACGACTCGCACCCCCGCGGCGCCGATATTGTGCGCATCCTTGCCCATGTGGACCCCGGCGCGCCCGTGCGGGTCATTTGGGACCTCATGCACCCGTGGCGCCACGACGAGGCTCCTGATGTGACGGCCGGGCTGCTGGCGGATTCCCTGGCGTATGCCCAGTACAAGGACGGCACACGGATCACAGGCACCAACAACGTGACGCTGTCCCTGCCAGGCCTTGGGCAGTTGCCGCTCTTGCAGATGCAGGAGTTGGTGCGTGAGATTTCCGGAGGCGATCGTGACCCGTGGGTTTCGCTCGAGTGGGAGCGCGCCTGGCACCCCGAGCTGCCGCCTCTGCGCGAGGCACTTGACTCATTGAAAGCCGTGCTGGTGTAAACCACGAAAATTATGCCTAATACCTTCTTGTTTTCCTAACGATGTTAGGCGCACACTGGGGTATGAGCACAGTGCAGTACGGGCAGGCGGCGCGGGACCGGCGTACGGTGCACCGGGCCGCCACAGTGGATTAGATCCGCACAGCGGCCCTGAGTATGATGGAGAGGGACGGCGTGGCGGGCATGTCGCTGTCCGCTGTAGCCCGCAGTGTGGGCATGAAACCGCCGTCGCTCTATGAGTACTTCCCCTCCAAGAAGGCACTCTACGACGCGCTCTTTGAACAAGGCGCCACGTCCTT
This region of Arthrobacter alpinus genomic DNA includes:
- a CDS encoding sulfatase-like hydrolase/transferase, coding for MASSTARQPNILFILSDDQGPWALGCAGNQDIHTPTLDALAADGTRLENYFCVSPVCSPARASLMTGQIPSRHGVHDYLTGVEVGAQAPDYLAGQEIFTDALADHGYRMGLSGKWHLGANDAPRKGFVHWYGLEGGGSPYLGATMYRNGTREEVTDYLTDIITDDAHAFLDREAARKEPFFLTVNYTAPHKPWKGQHPKEFQDLYADCAFDSCPQEEPHPWQPTVDGVAIGGEPDVRAALVGYFAAVSAMDAAIAGLLEHLEKLGIAENTLVIFSSDNGFNCGHHGVWGKGNGTFPQNMYDSSVKVPAIFHWPGRIAAGQLRQELLSAYDVAATILDLAGLDPAPFETGPGSSFAPLLRTDSTPEAGGTADARAGNAVVVYDEYGPVRMIRTRDFKYVHRHPHGPHELYDLAADPGERMNLMHDAVAHPAVAGLRSRLAGWFAQHGVPEFDGASLPVAGAGQHSPLPAGVLGASGPDPLGAFTAPNWDGF
- a CDS encoding Gfo/Idh/MocA family protein → MRLGIVGAGAVASLHAQGAAVLEGLELTAVCDLREDAAAAVAGPWGAAVFTDYHAMLAAGVVDAVVINTPHSLHKDMVLAAAAHGVHVLVEKPMATTLTDCLLMEEACARANVVMVVGLIQHFMAEKLALQGALAAGKLGRVLMVHDYRSTDYRPGARPAWFFDKAVSGGGAFINIGAHCLDRSLWVGGAPAVQINATTLHRFGAPVETDGCMELTLANGVEVRITIVSDTPQHIDEMLIVCELGTVTVDPRKGTFMEIDGASTQLHATTDHDIQDAFTAQLADFSAAVGGAAPRVSGDHAKHVVELVLTAYESAERGAPVRLDAVCAVSGVRG
- a CDS encoding sugar phosphate isomerase/epimerase family protein — its product is MRLAFSTLGCPGDSLEQVLALAHATGATGVELRAADGEFVHTGMGAQQRRAVRKELADAGVSVLALASYVRVCAPAAGDGDNAAGYGVDDGVLAHLLTAVDLAADLGAAHVRVFPGAGLAPHLPGTPLSDELAAADRRGAARLNVAAARAVERGVVLSLETHDSHPRGADIVRILAHVDPGAPVRVIWDLMHPWRHDEAPDVTAGLLADSLAYAQYKDGTRITGTNNVTLSLPGLGQLPLLQMQELVREISGGDRDPWVSLEWERAWHPELPPLREALDSLKAVLV
- a CDS encoding substrate-binding domain-containing protein; the encoded protein is MSKKAASGRIRDTDNRGLKFQALADDLRRGILAGTWAVGAKLPTEAQLAAETGMSLTTVRRAFDELVQAEIVVRRQGAGSFVAGRQPVRRRSRFAVGVLLPDTQLYYPRVLQGIEETLSAQDVSLQLATYNYQPEREDPSIEFLVNSGVDGLILVPTLDGIADPQQRVRELAALHVPVVLLERSLMDLGPGDRTEHVCSDHQGGAYDAVSHLFALGHPRVALLTRTQTPTEPAIVAGYERAAADLGFAPLVFRALKQEWEAGAAEELLGQVRSAGVTAALVFGDREATLLEAAARRAGVRIPEDLALVSYDDELADLAEVPLTAVAPAKHRMGRMAAEILLRRLVEGDDCPIHQVRLRPRLVIRESCGAKRQSAQ